A region from the Acanthochromis polyacanthus isolate Apoly-LR-REF ecotype Palm Island chromosome 23, KAUST_Apoly_ChrSc, whole genome shotgun sequence genome encodes:
- the LOC127532433 gene encoding uncharacterized protein LOC127532433: protein MAKFQPPESFCFEKPSEWPEWKKRFTRYRIATKLDKEEGPVQVSTLVYALGKEAESILSSFTFEDEAAESDYDTVLAKFDAYFIPRRNVIHERACFNQRVQRPGERAETFIRALYELSENCSFGTNREENIRDRIVVGILDKDLSQKLQMLPNLTLEMAILETRQSEDVKAQVSQQGEPACTVQEIAQRDGSGAKPRWQRPQRDRLRDGDSAADRGKCGRCGKTSHRREEDCPARRSTCNKCGKRGHWERVCKSKLVREVIDDGDCEEQEDYYLGSVNSTTDNNDEWTVTLNIEGSPVDFKIDTGADCSIISETMYKALQKKTVLQRPKKILSGPGGGLNCLGQFITKTSYKDRSYTFRLYVVRGQSVNNLLSRPAALAMGLVKRVYEINSEQEFGLLKTQPVKIVLQDNAQPYAVCTARRVPIPLLAAVKEELGRMEANDIIEAVTEPTEWCAPMVPVPKKSGKARICVDLKKLNKAVKRERFILPTSEEMITQLSGSTVFSSLDAASGFWQIPLDKDSQRLTTFITPFGRYCFKRLPFGITSAPEIFQRKMVETLEGLEGVAVYMDDIICHGKDMREHDERLEKVTERLEAAGLKLNSEKCVLRKSELHFLGQVINREGVRPDPEKVSAINKLEPPVNVQELRRVLGMITYLGKYIPDLSTVGQPLYALLKSDAAWMWGPAQQTAFEKIKELLTTSPTLVYYDVNKATAVSADASSYGIGGVLLQLHGAEWRPVAYCSRRLTEAETRYAQIEKECLASVWACERFQMYLYGLSSFKLITDHKPRVPLMNSRDLDNVPLRCQRLLMRLMRFNPVAEHMPGKTLVVADLLSRSPQTETGPGPTSPADIECYVAAVMSSIPASTRRMDSIRTETAADGQLQLVIRSSPHSSTGVSPAELLMGRKIRTTLPTLNKNLQPKWPNREQVRARDTVEKSKQAFYFNRHHGVRPLAPLQQGDHVLTRLDNDKTWATPAVVAGESTTQRSYLVETGQGTLYRRNRRHLQAVPTAGAPVRGNTNFETDTPDTQAGPTLGSPGPGVNSDGQFQTRSGRRVKPVQRLDL, encoded by the exons ATGGCGAAATTCCAGCCCCCGGAAAGTTTTTGCTTTGAGAAACCCTCAGAATGGCCTGAATGGAAGAAACGTTTCACGAGGTACAGAATAGCAACTAAACTGGACAAAGAGGAGGGCCCAGTTCAAGTTAGCACGCTGGTGTATGCGCTCGGTAAGGAGGCAGAAAGCATTCTCAGCTCATTTACCTTTGAAGATGAAGCAGCTGAGTCGGACTATGATACTGTGTTAGCAAAATTTGATGCATACTTCATCCCGAGGCGCAATGTGATCCACGAACGGGCGTGTTTCAATCAGAGGGTGCAACGGCCAGGGGAGCGTGCAGAGACATTTATTCGCGCACTTTATGAGTTGTCTGAGAACTGCTCGTTTGGCACAAACCGTGAGGAAAACATAAGAGACAGAATAGTGGTGGGGATCCTTGATAAGGATCTTTCCCAGAAACTGCAAATGCTCCCAAATCTCACGCTGGAGATGGCTATACTGGAGACACGACAGTCAGAAGATGTCAAAGCCCAAGTCAGCCAACAGGGGGAGCCGGCGTGCACCGTGCAAGAGATAGCTCAACGTGACGGCAGCGGGGCAAAACCAAGATGGCAGCGCCCACAGAGGGACCGGCTGAGAGACGGTGACAGTGCAGCTGACCGGGGGAAATGTGGCCGGTGTGGGAAAACATCACACAGGCGGGAGGAGGATTGCCCAGCAAGGAGGTCTACCTGCAACAAGTGTGGAAAAAGGGGCCACTGGGAGAGAGTGTGCAAAAGTAAACTGGTGAGGGAAGTGATTGATGATGGTGACTGTGAAGAGCAGGAAGATTACTATCTAGGCTCAGTTAACAGCACAACTGACAACAATGATGAATGGACTGTCACATTGAACATTGAGGGCTCACCAGTAGATTTTAAAATCGACACTGGGGCTGATTGTAGCATCATAAGTGAAACTATGTACAAAGCCCTCCAGAAGAAAACCGTCTTACAGAGGCCAAAGAAAATACTGAGTGGTCCTGGGGGAGGGCTTAACTGTTTGGGGCAGTTTATAACAAAGACTAGCTACAAAGACAGATCTTACACATTCAGACTCTATGTTGTTCGAGGACAGAGTGTAAACAACCTACTTAGTAGGCCAGCAGCCTTAGCTATGGGGCTAGTAAAACGAGTATATGAGATTAACAGCGAGCAAGAGTTTGGACTACTGAAAACCCAACCAGTTAAAATCGTGCTCCAAGACAACGCCCAGCCCTACGCAGTCTGCACAGCACGGCGTGTACCCATACCCCTCTTGGCTGCAGTGAAAGAGGAGTTAGGTCGCATGGAGGCCAACGACATCATCGAGGCTGTGACTGAACCAACGGAGTGGTGCGCCCCGATGGTGCCCGTTCCAAAGAAGTCTGGAAAAGCACGCATCTGTGTCGACCTGAAGAAGCTTAATAAAGCCGTCAAAAGAGAGCGTTTCATACTACCAACATCAGAGGAAATGATAACCCAGCTCAGTGGCTCTACTGTCTTCTCTTCACTAGACGCTGCCTCGGGATTCTGGCAGATCCCGCTGGACAAGGACAGCCAGAGACTAACTACCTTCATCACACCATTCGGAAGGTACTGCTTTAAACGTCTTCCTTTTGGAATCACCAGTGCGCCGGAGATATTCCAAAGAAAAATGGTGGAGACACTGGAGGGACTGGAGGGCGTGGCTGTATATATGGATGACATCATCTGCCATGGGAAAGACATGAGAGAACACGACGAGCGTCTGGAAAAGGTCACTGAGCGCCTGGAGGCTGCCGGTCTAAAACTGAACTCGGAAAAGTGCGTTCTGAGAAAGAGTGAGTTACACTTCCTGGGCCAGGTTATCAACAGAGAGGGCGTCCGTCCTGACCCTGAGAAGGTGTCGGCTATTAATAAACTTGAGCCACCTGTGAACGTCCAAGAGCTCCGGAGGGTTCTCGGCATGATAACCTACCTGGGCAAATACATCCCAGACCTCTCCACAGTGGGCCAACCTTTGTACGCACTCTTAAAGTCTGATGCAGCATGGATGTGGGGTCCAGCCCAGCAGACAGcttttgagaaaatcaaagagCTCCTCACAACATCACCTACCTTGGTGTACTACGATGTCAACAAGGCGACAGCGGTCTCGGCGGACGCGAGCAGTTATGGGATAGGAGGCGTCCTGTTACAGCTCCATGGCGCAGAGTGGAGACCTGTGGCATACTGCTCAAGACGACTGACCGAGGCTGAGACTCGGTACGCTCAAATCGAAAAAGAGTGCCTTGCGAGCGTGTGGGCATGTGAGCGTTTTCAGATGTACCTCTATGGCCTATCGTCTTTCAAACTCATCACAGATCACAAACCGCGTGTCCCTCTCATGAACTCTCGAGACCTCGATAACGTGCCCCTCCGCTGTCAGAGACTCCTTATGCGGTTAATGAGATTCAACCCAGTGGCGGAGCACATGCCGGGGAAGACTTTAGTTGTAGCAGACCTCCTTTCTAGGAGcccacagacagagacaggaccCGGCCCAACCAGCCCTGCCGACATTGAGTGCTACGTTGCAGCGGTGATGAGCAGCATCCCCGCATCAACCAGGAGAATGGACAGCATCCGGACTGAGACAGCAGCTGACGGGCAGCTCCAACTGGTTATCAG GTCCTCGCCACACAGCAGTACGGGTGTCAGCCCCGCAGAGCTGCTCATGGGCAGAAAAATCAGGACGACACTGCCCACCCTGAACAAGAACTTGCAACCGAAGTGGCCGAATAGAGAGCAAGTCAGAGCACGGGACACTGTGGAGAAGAGCAAACAGGCATTCTACTTCAACAGACATCATGGGGTGAGACCACTCGCACCACTGCAGCAAGGCGACCATGTCCTCACCAGACTGGATAACGACAAGACATGGGCCACACCGGCTGTAGTGGCTGGTGAGAGTACTACGCAGAGGTCTTATCTCGTCGAGACTGGGCAGGGGACTCTGTACAGGCGAAACCGTCGCCATCTGCAAGCGGTGCCCACTGCTGGGGCTCCGGTGAGGGGCAACACAAACTTTGAAACAGATACACCAGACACTCAGGCAGGCCCGACCTTGGGATCCCCTGGTCCTGGGGTGAACTCTGATGGACAGTTCCAGACCCGGTCGGGTAGACGAGTGAAACCTGTCCAGAGACTTGACCTGTGA